The nucleotide window CGAACTGAGTGAACAAGGAAAATCGCTCATCGAGTCCGCGATCGCTCAAGATCCCAGCTTGAGGAAGAAATTGGTCGTTCCGCTTGATAATCTGGCCCAAATGTACCGCCAGTTGGGCGATACCCAACGTAGTGAGCAATACGTCGCTTCGTCGAAAGAGATTCAGCAAACCCTCGGCACCGGCCAGGTCCAACGATAAGGGTTGGTTTCCCTTAGCCATAGCGATATCGGGCGGCTTCTTTTATGATAGAAGTAGCGAGCGAAACCTCGCGCGCGTTGCGTTTCTCGAAATAGCCGCTGCGAGTTGGATATGGTTTTCGAGCATATCGAAAAGCTCAAACGAGAGTACACCGACAAGTACGTCGCCATCGCGAATATGGTGCCAGAACTCAAGCGATTTGAAGGTCGCACCGGAGTCGTTCGTACCGTGAACATGAGCGGTCGCGCTTTGGTGGAGTTTCTCGGGTCAAATGACATTTCGTGGTATGATATAGACGTCGACTTTCTGAAGATCGTCCCCCCGCCGGAACCGACTTCAGAGAAGAAGCCTGCTGAAAAAGCAGCTGCCGACAAGCCTGCGTCCCCGCAAACACCCGCCCAGAAAAAGCCAGCGACCAGCTCCGCCGATATCTTGGCGATGGCCCGTGGCAAGGCGAAACCCCAAGCTGCGAAAGCCGCCAAACCAGCCGATTCCAAGCCCAGCACGGCCGATATTTTGGCCTTGGCACGAGGGAAGGGGAGTGGGGCTCCGGCCGAAAAAGCTCCTCCCACAGAACCAAAAGACACGAAAACGCTTTCCACCGCCGAGAAACTTGCCCTGCTGCGTGGCGAAACCAAACCGCCGGCTGCCGAGGCAAAAAAGGAAGACGATCCTCCGCAAAAGCCAAGCACCGCCGATATCCTGGCCATGGCTCGCGGTAAGAAAGCTGCGGCTGAAAAGACCGAGAAAAAAGAAACTGCCCCCAAAAAGCCAAGTACAGCCGATATTCTCGCTATGGCACGGGGAAAGAAAAAGAAGCCCGAAGATAAACCGTCACCCGAGCCTGACGAGGAGAACCCTTCGCAGCCGTAAACCACCATGGAATCGCGTTTGCCAAGCGAACACAGGGGGAATCAATGTTGTCCCTGACAACGGTTTCCGAAAAACGATAGCCTGACCTCAATTTGATTTATTGCCCCGCTGAGCCCGCGCATGATCCTTTTGATCGACAACTACGACTCGTTCACTTATAACCTGGTCCAGCGCTTGGGCGAGATCGATCCGACGCTTGATTTGCAAGTGTATCGCAACGATCAAATCGACTGCGCGACGATCGAAAAGCTGAAACCAACCCACCTGATCGTTTCCCCCGGACCTTGCACGCCGAACGAAGCTGGTATTTCGGTCGAAGCCATCAAGTATTTTGCCGACAAATTACCTATATTGGGTGTTTGCCTGGGGCATCAATCGATGGGACAAGCGTTCGGTGGAACGATTGTTCGAGCTGAACGCCTGATGCACGGGAAAACGGACGAGATCTACCACGACAGCCAAGGCTTGTTCGCCGACATGCCTAACCCGTTTATTGCCACGCGCTATCATAGTCTGGTGATTAAGCCCGATACCTTACCCAGTGATTTCGAGGTCGCCGCTTGGAGCGTGATGCCCAATGGCGAGAAAGAAATCATGTCGATTCGCCACAAAACACTCCCCTTGCTTGGTCTACAGTTTCACCCGGAAAGTTTCCTTAGTGAAACGGGGACCGATATGTTGCGTCGCTTCCTTGAGATTCAACCAGTGTCAAGTTAAACCGTATTTATCAATACTTTGAACGCAGTTTCCAGGACAATCAGATCCGCCCCGTGCCCTGACTGCTGAACATGGGAGTCACATCATGCATTCCGTCGAAGAGGCTTTGGAACTGATCGGCAAGCATTCGTCCCCTCTGCCAGACTATGAATGTGATGCCGTCGAAGCCCTGGGCTCGGCCATGGCCGAAGACCTGACCAGCGAGCAAGATTCGCCCGCGTTCGACAAATCGATGATGGATGGCTACGCCGTCATCGCAGCCGACCTGGAAGATGGCCCAGCGAACTTGGAAGTCGTTGACGAGATCGCCGCCGGCGTGACCAGCGTGGAAGTGATCCGCCCTGGTACCTGCGCCCGCATTATGACCGGTGCCCCTATGCCTCCGGGGGCAGATGCCGTCGCATTGGTCGAACATACCCAAATCGACTCTGAAAATGTTCATCGAGTCATGATTACCGAGGCGGTAACGCCCGGTAAGAACGTTCTCAAGCGAGGCAGCCTCTTAAGCAAGGGGCAGGTTGTTCTCTCCGCCGGTTCGCGGATTCGCCCGATTGAAGTTGGTATTCTCTCTGACATGGCGAAAGGCCGGGTGACCGTTCATCGTTCTCCGTCGATTTCCATCATCAGCACCGGCGACGAACTGGTCAGTGCCCAAGAAGAGCCTATCTCTGGCCAAATTCGCAACAGCAACGGTCCCATGCTCGAGGCCATGGCCATCGAAGCAGGTGCTCAGGTGATCCAGCTTGGCATCGTCAAAGACAAACGCGAAGA belongs to Bremerella cremea and includes:
- the glp gene encoding gephyrin-like molybdotransferase Glp; the encoded protein is MHSVEEALELIGKHSSPLPDYECDAVEALGSAMAEDLTSEQDSPAFDKSMMDGYAVIAADLEDGPANLEVVDEIAAGVTSVEVIRPGTCARIMTGAPMPPGADAVALVEHTQIDSENVHRVMITEAVTPGKNVLKRGSLLSKGQVVLSAGSRIRPIEVGILSDMAKGRVTVHRSPSISIISTGDELVSAQEEPISGQIRNSNGPMLEAMAIEAGAQVIQLGIVKDKREDLAAAISKGLESDILILSGGVSSGVLDLVPAELTAHGVEQIFHKVCIKPGKPLWFGKRVSAGKTTLVFGLPGNPVSSLVCFHLFVRCALNQLQGRAEEPLHVPGFLLTRDFVNNGDRPVYFPAMACRKEGAGATLSPLNWKGSADLATLAKANALAIFAPNSEYEAGQFISAIMI
- a CDS encoding anthranilate synthase component II; this encodes MILLIDNYDSFTYNLVQRLGEIDPTLDLQVYRNDQIDCATIEKLKPTHLIVSPGPCTPNEAGISVEAIKYFADKLPILGVCLGHQSMGQAFGGTIVRAERLMHGKTDEIYHDSQGLFADMPNPFIATRYHSLVIKPDTLPSDFEVAAWSVMPNGEKEIMSIRHKTLPLLGLQFHPESFLSETGTDMLRRFLEIQPVSS